A genome region from Coprococcus phoceensis includes the following:
- a CDS encoding S41 family peptidase has product MEKKNSFLKGALCGALAMLLAVAFVGGSFFIYKMSRDDKVVTMGTEKKLETLRSLIDEVYLHSDEVSDDELKEFLIKGYVSGLGDPYSVYYDKEETDSLFESTEGKFSGIGVSITQDSETGAMTFVNVYEEGAGAEAGFQAGDILYKIDGEDVTGQDLNNVVAKIKGEEGTQVEITVLRGENMEEYTATATRKMVEVHTVEHEMKSDGIGYIRITEFDSVTYDQFASALEDLEAQGMTGLVIDLRDNPGGNLDTVCDILDLILPEGTIVSTKDKNGEGETYTSDEEHKLEIPLSVLTNGNSASASEIFAGAVQDYGVGTLVGTTTFGKGIVQQIFPLTDGTSIKLTISEYFTPKGRNIHGTGIDPDVEVEYEYNEEDPAADNQLEKAIEIVKGNGM; this is encoded by the coding sequence ATGGAAAAGAAAAATAGCTTTTTAAAAGGGGCACTTTGCGGTGCCCTTGCTATGTTATTAGCGGTAGCATTTGTAGGAGGCAGCTTCTTCATCTATAAAATGTCTAGAGATGACAAAGTTGTCACGATGGGAACTGAAAAGAAATTGGAGACACTTAGAAGCTTGATCGATGAAGTTTATCTTCATAGTGATGAAGTTTCAGATGACGAATTGAAAGAGTTTTTGATCAAAGGATATGTAAGTGGTCTTGGTGATCCGTATTCTGTTTATTATGACAAAGAGGAGACGGACAGTCTGTTTGAGTCAACAGAAGGAAAGTTTAGTGGAATTGGTGTTTCAATCACGCAGGATTCTGAGACAGGAGCCATGACATTTGTGAATGTGTACGAAGAAGGAGCAGGAGCAGAAGCCGGATTTCAGGCGGGAGATATTCTCTATAAAATCGATGGAGAGGATGTGACCGGTCAAGATCTCAATAATGTTGTTGCCAAGATTAAAGGCGAAGAGGGAACACAGGTAGAGATTACAGTTCTTCGTGGTGAAAACATGGAAGAGTATACGGCGACAGCGACGAGAAAAATGGTGGAAGTACATACGGTTGAACACGAGATGAAGTCAGACGGAATCGGCTATATCAGAATTACAGAATTTGATTCCGTGACGTATGATCAGTTTGCTTCTGCCTTGGAAGATTTAGAGGCTCAGGGAATGACAGGACTTGTCATTGATCTTCGCGACAATCCGGGAGGAAATCTTGACACTGTTTGTGACATCCTTGATCTGATTTTGCCGGAAGGAACTATTGTTTCTACGAAAGACAAGAATGGAGAAGGAGAAACTTACACATCAGATGAGGAACATAAGCTGGAGATTCCGCTGTCAGTGCTGACAAATGGAAACAGTGCCAGTGCATCTGAGATTTTTGCGGGTGCGGTTCAGGATTATGGAGTTGGAACACTTGTGGGAACAACTACATTCGGAAAAGGGATCGTACAACAGATATTTCCGTTGACAGATGGAACAAGTATTAAATTGACCATCTCCGAATATTTTACACCGAAGGGAAGAAATATTCATGGGACGGGGATCGATCCGGATGTGGAAGTTGAATATGAATACAATGAAGAAGATCCGGCGGCAGATAATCAGCTGGAAAAAGCAATTGAGATTGTGAAGGGAAATGGAATGTAA
- a CDS encoding murein hydrolase activator EnvC family protein, producing MTKRRRIANCMIAGVLSLSFIMPTYATDLSDAQQKAQQLEEQKKAAESEKSSLAEQLNTIVTDMKKSEEDMTKKESEIEKAEEELVNAKVDEQNQYESMKKRIKYIYENGSSEFLEIMLEAKDMADFLNKAEYATKMSEYDRDMLKKFQKLVKKVEEEEAKLNKEYEELHTLQASLTEKQTAVEKLLTEKASEIASIESEMTEVQGLITAAKEAERRRQEAEEAAKQQAQQNNGNSGGTAGDSVVSGNGFFTHPCPGMSYQSSYFGEVREGIGDSRPHKGHDYAAAPGTPIYAAAAGKVTTAGYSNSAGYWVVINHGNGLVTKYMHMWQMPYVSEGQTVEKGQNIGGVGTTGQSTGNHLHFQVELNGVPVNPSNYM from the coding sequence ATGACAAAAAGAAGAAGAATTGCGAACTGTATGATTGCAGGAGTACTTTCACTCAGTTTTATCATGCCGACATATGCGACGGATTTATCCGATGCACAACAGAAGGCACAGCAATTAGAAGAACAGAAAAAGGCCGCCGAATCAGAAAAGTCTTCTTTGGCGGAACAATTGAATACCATTGTGACGGACATGAAAAAGTCAGAAGAGGACATGACAAAAAAAGAGTCGGAAATCGAAAAGGCTGAAGAAGAACTTGTCAACGCAAAGGTAGATGAGCAGAATCAGTATGAAAGCATGAAAAAAAGAATCAAGTACATTTATGAAAATGGAAGTTCCGAATTTTTAGAGATCATGCTGGAAGCAAAAGATATGGCAGACTTTTTGAATAAGGCGGAGTACGCCACAAAGATGTCTGAGTATGACAGAGATATGTTGAAAAAATTCCAGAAGCTTGTAAAGAAAGTGGAGGAAGAAGAGGCAAAGTTAAATAAAGAATATGAAGAGCTGCACACACTTCAGGCGAGTCTCACAGAAAAGCAGACAGCAGTGGAGAAGCTTTTGACGGAGAAGGCTTCGGAGATTGCGAGTATTGAATCCGAGATGACCGAAGTGCAGGGATTGATCACAGCTGCCAAGGAAGCAGAGCGAAGAAGGCAGGAAGCAGAGGAGGCAGCTAAGCAGCAGGCACAGCAGAATAATGGAAATTCTGGCGGTACTGCCGGAGATTCTGTTGTGAGTGGGAATGGTTTCTTCACTCATCCTTGTCCGGGTATGAGTTACCAGTCAAGCTACTTCGGAGAAGTACGTGAGGGAATCGGTGATTCCAGACCGCACAAGGGACATGATTATGCTGCGGCGCCGGGGACTCCGATCTATGCGGCAGCAGCCGGAAAGGTGACAACAGCCGGATACAGCAACTCTGCCGGATACTGGGTTGTTATCAACCATGGCAATGGGCTTGTGACAAAATATATGCATATGTGGCAGATGCCGTATGTGTCAGAAGGTCAGACAGTGGAAAAAGGGCAGAATATCGGAGGCGTAGGTACGACAGGACAATCGACCGGAAACCACCTGCATTTTCAGGTGGAATTAAATGGTGTTCCGGTGAACCCGTCAAATTATATGTAA
- the ftsX gene encoding permease-like cell division protein FtsX, translating into MRISTLGYSIKQGVKNIGRNKMFSIASMATMAACIFLFGVFFSIVINFRYIVDKAEEGVAITVLFDADATDEQIKEIGEKLKSRDDVAEVKYISAEQAWEDFQKDYFGEDNADAAAGFEGDNPLIDSDNYEVYLKSVETQADLVKYAEGLDGVRQVNKSDVVADALGNVNVLIAYVSGGIILILLAVSIFLISNTVTMGITIRREEIAIMKYIGAKDFFVRAPFIVEGIFIGLIGAAVPLVALYFAYGKVVNYVLERFKILNNILDFLPVGQVYQILLPVGLILGVGIGFVGSFFTIRKHLKA; encoded by the coding sequence ATGAGAATCAGTACACTAGGATATTCGATAAAGCAAGGGGTTAAGAATATTGGGAGAAACAAGATGTTTTCCATTGCCTCTATGGCGACGATGGCAGCATGTATTTTCCTGTTCGGCGTATTTTTTTCAATTGTAATAAATTTTAGATACATTGTAGATAAGGCTGAAGAAGGAGTAGCAATTACGGTGCTTTTCGATGCAGATGCGACGGACGAGCAGATTAAAGAGATCGGCGAGAAACTAAAGAGCCGAGATGATGTGGCAGAGGTGAAATATATTTCCGCGGAACAGGCATGGGAAGACTTCCAGAAAGATTATTTTGGAGAGGACAATGCGGATGCGGCAGCGGGATTTGAAGGCGATAACCCGTTGATTGACTCTGATAACTACGAAGTATATTTAAAATCAGTTGAGACACAGGCAGACCTTGTAAAATATGCAGAGGGACTTGACGGAGTTCGCCAGGTCAACAAATCAGATGTCGTTGCCGATGCGTTAGGAAATGTGAATGTGCTCATTGCATATGTCTCAGGAGGAATTATCCTGATTCTGCTTGCAGTATCTATTTTCCTGATCAGCAATACGGTTACGATGGGAATTACAATCAGACGTGAAGAGATTGCGATTATGAAATACATAGGTGCAAAAGACTTTTTTGTAAGAGCGCCATTTATCGTGGAAGGTATCTTCATCGGTTTGATCGGAGCGGCGGTACCGCTTGTGGCACTGTACTTTGCATATGGAAAAGTTGTTAATTATGTTTTGGAAAGATTTAAAATTTTAAATAATATTTTAGACTTTCTTCCGGTGGGGCAGGTATATCAGATATTACTGCCGGTTGGATTAATTCTCGGAGTAGGAATTGGTTTTGTGGGAAGTTTCTTTACGATTAGGAAACATTTAAAGGCATAG
- the ftsE gene encoding cell division ATP-binding protein FtsE: MIELKDVTKEYSKGIAALNGISLTIEQGEFVFIVGDSGSGKSTLIRLLMKELDPTSGTITVMGEDLGKMKHKHIPKYRRRIGVVFQDFRLLKDRNVYENIAFALRVTEAPTRIIKQKVPAALSLVGLAQKYKSFPKELSGGEQQRVAIARAIINEPSILLADEPTGNLDPSNSWEIMKLLEEANDRGTTVIVVTHNHEIVNAMQKRVVTMKQGSIVSDEKKGGYV; the protein is encoded by the coding sequence ATGATAGAATTAAAAGATGTTACGAAGGAATACTCAAAGGGGATAGCTGCGCTCAATGGAATCAGTCTGACGATTGAGCAAGGCGAGTTTGTATTTATCGTAGGAGACAGTGGGTCGGGAAAATCGACTTTGATTCGTTTGCTGATGAAAGAGCTGGATCCAACATCCGGAACAATTACTGTTATGGGTGAGGATCTTGGAAAAATGAAACACAAACATATTCCGAAATACCGCAGAAGAATCGGAGTTGTGTTTCAGGATTTCCGCCTTTTAAAGGATCGGAATGTATATGAAAATATTGCATTTGCACTTCGTGTGACAGAGGCACCAACTCGTATTATCAAACAGAAAGTTCCTGCGGCATTATCGCTGGTGGGACTGGCGCAAAAGTATAAATCGTTTCCGAAGGAGCTGTCAGGAGGAGAACAGCAGCGTGTGGCGATCGCGAGAGCGATCATCAATGAGCCGTCTATTTTGCTGGCAGATGAGCCGACCGGTAACCTGGACCCGTCTAATTCATGGGAGATCATGAAGTTGCTGGAGGAGGCAAACGACAGAGGAACTACAGTCATTGTAGTTACACATAATCATGAGATTGTAAATGCAATGCAAAAACGAGTTGTAACAATGAAACAGGGCAGCATTGTCAGCGACGAGAAAAAAGGTGGGTATGTATAA
- a CDS encoding PucR family transcriptional regulator, with amino-acid sequence MISNQILQNTIEGLKAITRIDLCVVDIEGKVLAGTCTETDDYATSIKSFVDSPADSQVVQGCQFFKIFDEYQLEYILLAYGENENAYMIGKLAAFQIHNLLIAYKERFDQDNFIKNLLLDNLLLVDIYNRAKKLHIDTDARRVVFIIEMAYEKDANMIEHVRVSIGRKNKDFITAVDEKNIIVVKELEAREGYQEMEQAANAMLELLKAEGEEGLHVAYGTIVSDIKEVSKSYKEAKLALDVGKIFFNEKDVIAYSTLGIGRLIYQLPIPLCKMFIREIFEGKSPDDFDEETLITINKFFENSLNVSETSRQLYIHRNTLVYRLDKIQKSTGLDLRVFEDAITFKIALMVVKYMKHMETLEY; translated from the coding sequence ATGATATCAAATCAAATACTTCAAAACACAATTGAAGGACTAAAAGCAATTACAAGAATTGATTTATGTGTAGTAGATATAGAGGGAAAAGTGCTTGCGGGGACTTGTACAGAGACAGATGACTATGCAACCTCGATAAAATCTTTTGTAGATTCACCTGCAGACAGCCAGGTGGTGCAAGGATGTCAATTTTTTAAAATTTTTGACGAATATCAGTTAGAATATATATTACTTGCTTACGGGGAAAATGAAAATGCATATATGATCGGAAAGCTTGCAGCATTCCAGATTCATAATCTGTTGATTGCATATAAAGAAAGATTTGACCAGGATAATTTTATCAAAAATCTGTTATTGGATAATCTGTTGCTTGTGGATATTTATAATCGTGCAAAGAAACTACACATTGATACAGATGCAAGACGTGTCGTATTTATTATCGAGATGGCGTATGAGAAAGATGCGAATATGATTGAACATGTGCGAGTGTCCATTGGAAGAAAAAACAAAGATTTCATCACAGCTGTCGATGAAAAAAATATTATTGTCGTAAAGGAACTGGAAGCGAGGGAAGGCTATCAGGAGATGGAGCAGGCTGCGAATGCAATGCTGGAATTATTAAAAGCAGAAGGCGAAGAAGGATTGCATGTCGCATATGGTACGATCGTAAGCGACATCAAAGAAGTTTCAAAATCTTATAAAGAAGCAAAGCTTGCGCTTGATGTCGGAAAGATTTTCTTTAACGAAAAAGATGTGATAGCATATAGTACACTCGGAATAGGACGTCTGATCTACCAGCTTCCGATACCACTTTGTAAAATGTTTATCCGAGAGATTTTTGAGGGGAAATCACCGGATGATTTTGACGAGGAGACTTTGATCACAATTAATAAGTTCTTTGAGAACAGTCTGAATGTATCTGAGACATCAAGACAATTGTACATTCACCGTAATACGCTGGTGTACAGACTGGATAAGATTCAAAAGAGCACAGGACTTGATCTGCGTGTCTTTGAGGATGCCATTACATTTAAGATTGCGCTGATGGTTGTAAAATACATGAAACATATGGAAACGTTGGAGTATTAA
- a CDS encoding WecB/TagA/CpsF family glycosyltransferase — translation MNEKIKVLGVSINHYTAKEAMKKVMEYMETEPINVIEMVTMNTLSQLLNKEEKPYIDEFDLTFAGDKSILEAAGVTDSKYLNEAKTLLFVKMVMRFLHKSHKKVFLLAEDEEALSELREYVTGKYSGIVISETATMEEHGKSDDMIVNRINGAETDCIFAALPSPLQEEVILRNRTLLNARIWFGMGTGLKERRRTGFGRRRLKAFFTQHIVKKKIEKERKQNQNL, via the coding sequence ATGAATGAGAAAATAAAAGTATTAGGCGTGTCAATTAATCATTACACGGCTAAGGAAGCAATGAAAAAGGTCATGGAATATATGGAGACAGAACCGATCAATGTGATCGAGATGGTGACGATGAATACGTTGTCGCAGCTTTTGAACAAAGAAGAAAAGCCATATATTGATGAGTTTGACCTTACATTTGCAGGAGATAAATCAATATTAGAGGCGGCAGGAGTGACTGACTCAAAATATTTGAATGAGGCCAAGACACTGCTGTTCGTGAAAATGGTAATGCGATTTCTGCATAAAAGCCACAAAAAGGTTTTTTTGCTCGCCGAAGATGAAGAGGCTTTGTCTGAACTGAGAGAATATGTGACAGGAAAATACAGCGGGATTGTTATCTCTGAGACTGCGACCATGGAAGAACACGGAAAGTCCGATGACATGATTGTCAATCGAATCAACGGTGCAGAGACCGACTGTATCTTTGCGGCGCTTCCATCTCCGCTTCAGGAAGAAGTCATTCTTCGTAACCGCACACTTTTGAATGCCAGAATTTGGTTCGGAATGGGTACTGGATTGAAAGAACGCAGGAGAACGGGATTTGGAAGAAGACGGCTGAAGGCATTTTTTACACAACACATCGTGAAGAAAAAGATTGAGAAAGAACGTAAGCAAAATCAGAATTTGTGA
- a CDS encoding small, acid-soluble spore protein, alpha/beta type yields MSKKKEKPICLSKLEPEEKLKYEIAEELGLLDKVLEDGWKALSSKETGRIGGLITKKRREMEKAKE; encoded by the coding sequence ATGTCTAAAAAGAAAGAAAAACCGATTTGCTTAAGCAAGCTGGAGCCGGAAGAAAAATTAAAATATGAGATTGCAGAAGAATTGGGATTGCTCGATAAGGTGCTGGAGGATGGCTGGAAGGCGCTTTCTTCAAAAGAGACCGGGAGAATCGGCGGACTGATTACGAAGAAAAGGCGAGAGATGGAGAAAGCAAAAGAGTAG
- a CDS encoding DUF4097 family beta strand repeat-containing protein yields MKKGWKRFWITSGAIAGIGVLFLILGFILGVSFSKINFSFLHIFPLSNRMVTVKESEGQTGEEKTFEGVKNLEIDVDHMSVYLKPSQNGKVCVGTEDIDERANLQIYKEGNTLNIETDLENNRINQAGTIILYLPQDVKFYEMDISVGAGSLKSELQSVHAENADVAVAAGAAEIQGIMAQEMYLECGVGSATLVLHGEQEDYNYSLECGMGEVKIADGSYSGIAVEQQIDHGASKNLNIECGMGSVNVKFEK; encoded by the coding sequence ATGAAAAAAGGATGGAAGAGATTTTGGATCACAAGTGGTGCGATTGCCGGAATCGGCGTACTGTTTTTGATTTTGGGATTTATACTGGGGGTCTCTTTTTCAAAGATCAATTTTAGCTTCCTACATATATTTCCATTGAGCAATAGGATGGTGACAGTAAAGGAAAGCGAAGGGCAGACCGGCGAAGAGAAAACGTTCGAAGGGGTAAAAAATCTGGAAATTGATGTGGATCATATGAGTGTATATCTGAAGCCTTCTCAAAATGGAAAAGTATGTGTGGGCACTGAAGATATTGACGAGAGAGCAAATCTCCAAATCTATAAGGAAGGAAACACACTGAACATTGAGACAGATTTGGAAAATAATCGAATCAATCAGGCAGGGACGATTATTTTGTACTTGCCGCAGGATGTGAAATTCTACGAGATGGACATTTCAGTAGGAGCAGGAAGTTTGAAATCAGAGCTCCAAAGCGTACATGCGGAAAATGCGGATGTTGCGGTGGCGGCAGGAGCCGCAGAGATACAGGGCATTATGGCGCAAGAGATGTATCTGGAATGTGGAGTGGGTTCTGCAACGCTTGTGCTCCATGGAGAACAAGAAGACTATAACTATAGTCTGGAGTGCGGAATGGGTGAAGTGAAGATTGCAGACGGAAGTTATTCAGGAATCGCAGTTGAGCAACAGATTGACCATGGGGCATCGAAAAATTTGAATATTGAATGTGGCATGGGAAGTGTCAATGTAAAATTTGAAAAATAG
- a CDS encoding DUF1700 domain-containing protein, translated as MNRVEYMTRLASMLQDIPVEERQEAMKYYNDYFDEAGEENEEKVAAELDSPEKVAAAIKAEIYGRNNTGETKAPVYPAEKEEKDTNNWWKILLIIVGGLFVLSIAGPIVLGVALTVLAVVFSGFIALIAFVIAAGCLAIVGIALFIGGLTQIAVALPEAFTLIGSGMILFAVGMVGVVLLVQLCFVAFPKMFRWIVKICKKPFHRKAVS; from the coding sequence ATGAACAGAGTAGAATATATGACAAGACTTGCATCGATGCTTCAGGACATTCCAGTGGAAGAAAGACAGGAAGCAATGAAATACTATAACGACTATTTTGATGAGGCCGGTGAGGAGAATGAAGAAAAAGTTGCAGCAGAATTAGATAGCCCGGAAAAGGTAGCGGCGGCAATCAAAGCGGAAATTTACGGGAGAAATAATACTGGGGAAACGAAAGCACCTGTGTATCCGGCAGAAAAAGAAGAGAAAGATACGAACAATTGGTGGAAGATTCTCCTGATTATAGTAGGTGGACTGTTTGTTTTATCCATTGCCGGCCCGATCGTTCTAGGGGTGGCGCTGACGGTATTGGCAGTGGTGTTTTCGGGATTTATTGCTCTGATAGCATTTGTTATAGCGGCAGGCTGTCTTGCAATTGTAGGGATTGCATTGTTTATTGGCGGGCTTACGCAGATTGCCGTGGCGCTTCCGGAGGCATTTACGTTGATTGGCAGCGGAATGATTTTATTCGCAGTTGGAATGGTGGGAGTTGTGTTGCTTGTGCAGCTTTGCTTCGTTGCATTTCCGAAGATGTTTCGGTGGATTGTAAAAATCTGCAAAAAACCATTTCATAGAAAGGCGGTGTCATAA
- a CDS encoding PadR family transcriptional regulator yields the protein MIFNTGAALLDAIVLAVVSKEQQGTYGYKITQDVRQALEVSESTLYPVLRRLQKDGCLEVYDMQFDGRNRRYYKVTKRGEEQLEMYRKEWKSYSEKICKIFEGGVDE from the coding sequence ATGATATTTAATACAGGAGCAGCCTTGCTGGATGCGATTGTTCTGGCTGTAGTATCAAAAGAGCAGCAGGGGACTTATGGATATAAGATCACACAGGATGTCAGACAGGCGTTGGAAGTATCGGAGTCAACCTTATATCCGGTGCTCAGGCGACTTCAAAAAGATGGGTGTCTGGAGGTGTATGATATGCAGTTTGACGGCAGGAACAGGCGATATTACAAAGTGACAAAGAGAGGGGAAGAACAGTTGGAGATGTATCGAAAAGAGTGGAAAAGCTATTCAGAGAAGATCTGCAAGATATTTGAGGGAGGTGTGGACGAATGA